The genomic stretch atgtataattttataagtcaaaaatgaatcttttttttttttgagactTTAGTGCCCtcagtttttaatataattaatgattactaataactttttttttgggtaagtataATTAGTAAATAGTAATAACTTTCTAAAGGCAtttatgattaataattttatttggtaaGTGTACCTGAAAACCAAGCGTTAATAAGGCATCAAAATTAAGGCATTTGTCAATTTGCAATAAATTTACACTTATATAAGAGATTTTGTTCAATAGTCTTACAGAGAGTGTTAAAATTTACAAGTAAAAGATATCTTATTTTAAGCCATTGATATCTTCAAGTGGAAGAAGCTAActattttgaagtttttatcgacacttaatcaaaaaattactttttattctCACCTTATGTGAAGTGAAGATGAAAAGGTAAAATATGTCACTTGTTTATATTACAACTCAACtcttctattttctttattttggtgtttttgagaatttttaaattttgttttggttaatCGTGGGTtatatatgtatgattttattatgaatCACTCACAGATACAATTTCTGTTTAgagaatatttttctattgaaacttcttaatttaaattagggtttttaggaGATCTAGAGTTTAATTGCAATGCCAaagtaacataaataaaattaaagttgattttttgttttggtttaattttgggttttatatatatatggtttatCATGAGTCGGTGGCCAtatgttacttgttatatatattctaaaatattttctatattatttattatattaattaaaaagaaattatttttatattatttattacatcatCTTGAACCAATCCCCTCCAATTAGAGTGTATTACCAAACTAACATGAATAATAAacactatattattattaaacaagacaaaactatagaaaaagaaaaaaaaaaaaccctcaaaaCAATAGTACTAGTGATAGATgcacaaataaaatttagaaagcCAAAATGAGTGAAAgtaaaagttaaatataaaaaaaataattaaaaaataatgaaatttaaagaagtctgtaaagttttaaatattatgatattcTTCACAATTAATAGAGATACGCTCAATTAATAGAagatatcttaaaattttcttcagcATTAGAGTGTATCCCTGTGAATCCTAATAACCCTTAAGAAAAATGGATAGTTAAAGGGTAGAATCAGAGCATTTAATGATGAAATCTGAATGAAGGATACTTAagtctgtaaaaaaaaaaaaaaaatccaattaaccaattatataaaaatttgttaaatttaagagGATTAgtcttattattttaaaatataggaCCTAAAATAATTGACCAAAACGTCAGGGATATAAATTCTTCCTCTCAAAATTTCTCCCAGTTTAGTTTAAACAGCTAGATTTGTGACTTGGGAgcaaaattttttctctctctctctacataTGTGATTATTTTTGCTACTTCACTTGCAGGTCTGTCACAATGAATTCTTCTATTCTTGCTGcaatttttctcctttctctccTGAGTTTTGCTGTTGAAAGTCAAAAACTCGATCACACAGATAGTGAATCTACCACCAATGGCACCCAATGGGCTGTTCTGATCGCTGCATCAAAGGGTTACATAAACTATAGACATCaggttaatttattaattttaattatcatataaattagaataacaaataaaaaatgattttgttagCCTAGATTTAATTTTGCAGGCTAGCGTTTGCCATGCATATCAAATTCTGAAGAGTAGAGGattaaaggatgaaaatataatagtttttatgtatgatgatattattcatGCTGAAGAGAATACAAGGCCTGGAATTATAATCAATAAACCAAATGGCACTGATGTTTACCGTGGAGtacccaaggtttgttaaattaattaattaaataatttattttgttttttaagtgatttataattttttaatgtcattTATGTACAGGATTATACTGGTGAAAACATTAATGTCAACAATTTTCTGGCTGTTATTCTTGGAAACAGAACTGCTCTCACTGGGGGCAGTGGCAAGGTTGTAAATAGTGGCCCAAATgaccatatttttatatactacACTGACCATGGTGCCCCTGGGATTCTTGGTAAACATATTTTCcatttctatattttaaaatcgtGCACGTCCGCATCAGAGAATGTCCATTTTTTTAACGTCTGCATGTGTTACAGAAATGCCTTCTGGTGTTCTTTACGCAAAAGACCTGATTGATGCATTGCAGAAGAAATATGAGGCCAAAGCGTATAAAAAAATGGTAAGTTATTAAGCTAGTAATTACTTGataattaagagtttaattttgataaacttAATAGGTAATTTACGTCGAAGCATGTAATGCTGGGAGTATGTTCGAAGGACTTCTTCCAGAAACTTGGAATATTTATGTAATGACAGCATCAAATTCATCAGAAAGCAGCTCCGCTACGTATTGTCCTGACTATCCCCCTGCTCCAACTGATCTTGATACTTGTTTGGGTGATTTGTTCAGTGTTTCTTGGATGGAAGACAggttaattttctttgaatttttacGATTATATTTTCCCAAATGGATTTCactcaaaactaaaaaaataaatggtaGTTACACCTCTGATCACACTTTTAAAAGATGTTATACTAGCATAGttttaagagcaatattatatatatttattttaagtatacaaatatatatatatatacatcgtgtcattatataattaagtattattttatctttaattcaaaattatttaatcacatgatgacatatttgtatacctaaagtgggtgtatatagttttattgtattttttaggccaaaggacttgttcccaccaAAGTATGCTTCATTTCCAAGTTCtcaccctttaactttgaaattttcatttacctACTCATAGATTATTAAgcttgttaattttaaggacaaaattatcattttatatataatattaaaaataaactaaggattttatcttctttttcttcctaaattttaaaaactacaattttctcccctaagccaagttttaaaaaatcatatttttcctctaaaaaatggttagtttttaggattttggggggaaaatgagataaaattttaagggattaggatttcgttaactttaaccatttatgggtgggtaaatgagattttcaaagttaaagggtgaaaacttgggAATGCAACATACTTTGGTGCGAATAAATCCTTTCGGCTATTTTCTatacataatttggatatacagataatacgtcatcatataattggatgttGCTTTacctttaattcaaaatcacttaatcacataatgatacatcatttgtatattaaaaatatatatgtataattttactgtttaaaaaatcATGGATATCAAAAGAATTAATAGAGTTTTGgcgtataaattattaaaattttgccTAATTGTTTAGTTTCTGGAGTTAAAGTTTCTGCCTGATGTGTTGCTTTATTTAGAGTTGactaattttacatataatttgtatGCAGTGAGACACATGATTTGCAGAAGGAAACCCTGGAGCAACAATATCGAGTGGTATTTATAGACATGAAGTTTTctactttaattttttgaaagatatttttaaaatgacttgatttaatatttatattgtttgattcatttataaaaataattaaaattacaggTGAGAAACAGAACATTATTTAGTGATGAATCCATGAAGTCTCATGTAATGAGATATGGAAACATAGAAGGGATTCGAAATGACTCAGTCTCAACTTATTTCGGATTGAATCCACGTAACTTCATCCTCTCTGCTCAAGTCTCTTCTTCCTTAGCATCAGAAATTAAAGTTCTTGACAACCGTGATGTAGATATCAATTATCTTCAGCACAaggttatttaatttaattacttaagtcttaattaaattaattagtgaATCAATCTAGTTATGAAATTAGTATCAATTCTTTATTTATGCAGTTCAATAAAGCACTTGAGGGTTCTAATGAGAAGATTGAGGCTCAAAAGCGACTCAATAAGGAAATTTCTAAAAGACAACGAGAAGATTTTAATATTCAACAGATTTTGACAATCTTATTTGGCTATAAAAATGGACAAAATATAGTGCAATATGTTCGACCTACCGGCCAACCTCTTGTCGACAATTGGGATTGCTTCAAAATGCTTGTACGTGCACTCCTCCTAACAAAACatatatgattgaatttaaTAAGTATCGatctcaaattatattatagttttttttgtatttgttaattAGATGGGACTTTATGAAGAGCATTGTGGAAGCTTATCAACATATGGAAAGAAGTATGCAAGAGCAATGGCAAATATGTGCAATGTTGGGATCAATAAAGAGAAGATGATTATGGCATTAACCCAAGTTTGTAAAACAAGttgatgaaatatcatttacatcAAATactatttcaataataaatatttgatatcttATTCAATCTCTATTTTGCCTTCATGCTCTTGATTGCTCTTATCATGTCACGACTAACTCTTTCTATATTGCGACATAAACCCTCAATTCTAACAGGAATAAAGCCTCCCACAATCGCGTTGTAACAACACATTCTTATGTCACAACATAAGTCTCACAAATTTAGTCATATTGTGACATAACTCTTCTTTTTATTGTGGGATAACTCTTAATTGTTTTTATGGTATCGTAATAAGAATTTTCTTGAAGAGAACATGACCAACGAGTTAGCTAgaacaatttaaataataacaaagGAAGTTATCTGAGCAAAACCCTATTTATTATCTTAATACCCCCTAGTGGTATTCTTTCTTTCCATGAGAAAGGGTTTGATTGTTGTAGTTAAAGTTTCCCAAACGCATCAAATGAACTTTCCAACGGGCCAAGAAATAAGTAAATGTATCATTTGATCGCTTGTGAGTCCAGcaaactctttttttattttatgcccTAGGCCATTTACTACTGACTAATCATCTTTTTTTGTATCTTAATATAAACTCATGGCTCTTGCAAAAATAAAACCACAACAATTAAGTTGCGGTGACACATTATTGTGTCTCTTTCCTTTCAGCATGAGTCTCACAAATTTGATAATGTCGCAATATAACACATGAAACAACTACTTTGAACTTATGCACCTCTATCATTACAAGCAATTTTTCTTATGTCAACATATCATCCACACATCCTTAATATCAATCAATCGACTTATTTGGCATTACAATAGTTGTAATGTCAAATAAGtcaatcaattaatattaaggAATGTTTTGATGATATGATAAGTATACAAAAAATTGCTTGTAATAATATATGTGCATAAGTTCAAAATTGTTGTTTCATGTGTTATGTTGTGACACGATTGAATTTGTGAAACTCATGTTGCAAGTCCTACAACACAAGAACGTGTTGTTACAATGCAATTGTGACGGTTTTTGTTCTATTGGAGTTGTAAGTTTATGTCGAGATATAAAGAGTTAAGTTGTGAGGATgatggcaaaaaaaaaaagattgaatcagaaatcaaatatttattattgaaattgtatttgacgtaaatgatatttaatcaatttggtTTACAAACTTGGGCTAATGTCATAATCATCTTCTCTTTATTGATCCCAGAATTGCACATATTTGCCATTGCTCTTGCATACTTCTTTCCATATGTTGACAAGCTTCCACAATGCTCTTCATAAACTCCCATCTAATTAacaaatacacaaaattatattatacataatattatatttgggTTTGATACCatatatgtttgtatatatgcattatatatgttttgttagGAGAACGAGTGTCCATACAAGCATTTTGAAGCAACCCCAATTGTCGACAAGAGGTTGGCCAACATGTCGAACATATTGCACTATATTTTGTccatttttaaaaccaaacaagatTGTCGAAATCTGTTGAATATTGAGATCTTCTCGTTgccttttaaaaatttcttcgTTGAGTTGCTTTTGAGCCTTCGTCTTCTCATTAGAACCGTTATGTGCTTTGTTGAACtacataaataaagaattaatgATCATTTCATAACTAGGTTGATtcactaattaatttaattaaggaatacttaattaaattaattaaccttGTGTTGAAGATAATTGACATCGGCATCACGTTGGCAAAGAACTTTAATTTCTGATGGTAAAGAAAAAGAGGTTTGAGTAGTGAAAACAAAGTTACGTGGATTCGGTCCAAAATAAGTTGAGACTGAATCATTTTGAATCCCCATTACATTTCCATATCTCATCACTGTGAGAACCCGCGGATTTATCAGAAAATCTTGTTCTCTTTCTCAcctgtaattttaattatttttataaattaatcaaataatataaatgttaagatcaaataacaattaaatcattttaaaaatatctttcaaaaaattaaaatagaaaacttcAAGTCTGAAAATACCACTCGATATTGTTGCTCCAGCGTTTCCTTCTGCAAATCATGTTGCTCACtgcaaacaaattatatataaaattagtcaACTCTAGATAAAGCAACACATCAGGCAGAAACTTTAACTTCCTACAAAttgtaaaagagaaaaaaaaaaaaaaaaagcataatagcccattttataaacaataaaactatacgtatctattttgaatacatattttatacgtgtgattttgaattaaggaatCACTTAATAACACAGAAAAGTGTGTTACTTATTCGGAAAATATAATGGTAAAAATTGGAAGAAAATTAACCTGTCTTCCAACCAAGAAACACTGAACAAATCACCCAAACAAATTTCATATTCAGCTGGAGGAGAGGGATGCTGATGAGGACAATACGTAGCCCAGCTGTCTTCTGATGCTTTTGATGCTGTCATGACATAAATATTCCAAGTTTTTGGAAGAAGTCCTTCGAACATACTCCCAGATTCACATGAATCAACGTAAATtacctattaattttatcaaaatcaaaacacaaaattaaactcttaattatCAAGTAATTACTTGCTTAATAACTTACCATTTTTTCATATGCTTTAGCCTCATATTTCTTCTGCAATACATCTATTAGGTCTTTTGCGTAAAGAACACCAGAAGAAGGCATTCCTGCAACGCAAGCAGATGTTAAATAGATAAGACAGAGAGACTCTGATGCGGACTTTGCAtggattttaaaatatagagaTGGAAAAATATTTACCAATAAATCCAGGGGCACCATGGCCAgagtaaaacataaaaatatggTCATTTGGGCAACTATTTACAACCTTGCCACTGCCCCCAGTGAGAGCAGTTTTGTTTCCGAGAATAGCAGCCAGAAAATTGCCGGCAGTGACGTTTTCGCCAGTGTAATCCTgtacataaatgatatttattaattatatataaacaacataagaaaacaaaataaataattaaagattagTTAAACAAACCTTGGGGTAAACATCAGCGCCATTCGGTTTGTTGATTAATTAACCTGGTGTCTATAGTTTCGGTAACCATTTGATCCAGCGATCAGAACCGCCCATCGGGTGCCATTGGTGCTAGATTTATTATCTTTGTGGTCGAGTTTTCGACTTTCAACAGCAAAACTCAggagagaaaggagaaaaattgCAGCAAGAATAGAAGAATTCATTGTGATAGACCTGCAAGTGAAGTAgcaaaaataatcatatatatagagagagagaaaattttgcTCCCAAGTCACAGATTTAACAAAGCTTTAGAAAATTGGTTGATTGGAGTATTTTTTTGTTTACAGACTTAGAAGTTAGAATATCTATTtagaatacacaaataaatatatacttaatatatcaagtgattgatgattttgaattaaataacacttaattatatgataaaatatatcaaatatgtaccTATTAGCGTActcaaagtaaatatttataacattacTATTTCATAAATGGTGGAGGTTcgatacataaattatatacataaataatgtgttattacatgattgaaagattttgaattaaagataaaataatatttaattacataatgacacaaaATCTGAATACTCAAATTGTGAACAAAAAAAATGCGTTCATCTAAGATTTCTcttaaaaaattggaaatttgttagaattaatgaaattgaaaaatttggtaatatcttaaaaaaaaaaaaaaagttatacatATGGCCAGTGACTCATGATAAACTAGGGGTGACAATGGGAAGAGACGGGAAAAGGATCTCAACCCTCATCCTTATTCTCGTGGAAGATATCAATTTTCGTCTCCGATatagagataaaaatgatttttttatctttttttctgttagtgaagattttttttatcctctttcctatttctattgaaaaattttctcaCTGTTGGGGTCGAAGAAAGTTGGAACCCCTAAAATAGAGTAAAAAATGTCATCTCTATGATAAACCATATATatacaacccaaaaaaaaaaaaaaacaactttaatTTCATGTTACGTTGGTATTGCAATTAAATTCTAGGTCTcgttaaaaaaaatccaaatgtAAAATaagaagtttgaaaatttaatattctcTAAGTAGAAATTGTATTTGTGAGTGattcataataaaatcatacatatataacctataattaatcaaacaaaacctagaaaatcatgaaaataccaaatattaacgaaaaaagaaaaaaaaagccttaTAAGTGTGATTTTACCTCTCTATCTTCGCTTCACTAAAGGAGCGAACAAGAAATAATCTTTTGCTATAATTATTGATGAAACCTACAAAATCTCTTGCAAGAGTATTGAACAAAATCTCTTATATTAGTGTAAATTTCTTGTATATTGACAGATGCCTTAATTTTGATGCCTTATTAACTTGGTTTTCAGGTACACTtgccaaataaaattattaattataaatgcaTTAATGATGATAGATAATAATGAGAATTTTCAGATTTcttctataataaaataatggcCAAAACACTTACTCCTCAAGTTAGATCATTGTCACACTCCCTGTACATTTAGTCTAATCGGCATTTTCCAAAGAGGAAGGTGAATGAagggtaattattttttaacattttgaattttgtttaaaaaattaaatttatttatttattgatgacctcggtttataaaaaatgtaataaccTTATTAACAAAACTACTTATCAATAATATCCTCAAATTttagaaaggaaaaatagaaaataaaagaaaagaaaattgaaaacaaaagcaaagcGAGTGTCCTATAccctaaataataaaaatacaaattatttacgttattgtttaatttacattttaaatatgtgtGTCactccaaattttttaatctaaaacatattaaatatgtattttatatattttttgcattaaatacgtattttttatggtttttgtgtcttttgatttttatgaattttttaaaatatgaaaatatcttttatatttttaattaattttcataatgtcataactatataaaataaaaactcaattttttatcatccaaatctTTAATAtctctcaataattttttataatgatttaatcttgattatctattatatttattactcaattagatattttacatttaaattgttaagtaaaagatttgtaaaaaaatttaaaattatatttgatattattcgatttttagaaatatttaaactcgtatatacattttttatatccaaattttatcactgtttttttataaatatattttttattatttactgtattatatttatataatttttctatttttgtatttattaactaGATTTTATTATCAGTGGTAGactcaatatttttttgttgattgagGACCTCCAGGGCTGGATCATTTTTTACAacttatgaaaactttataaaaaCCATCTAACCTTAGACCCAAAAAGGCAAATAAAGGGCTTATGTCAAAGGTCAATGTAATTTTCCAGGGAATTATCCAGAACCCGCAGTGTACGACAGaacaaaaattatcttaaagtttAGAAGAAAGCAAACAGGTACTTCCGTTAATGAACCGTTAGAAAACCGTTctgatttaaaatcataaaattaaaataaataaaaataaacagagATAgagtaataattaattaataacaccttccaaattaaaaaaaggtctaaattttgtttttctctctgcAAAAGGTCTGCAAATGCACCATAAACGCAACTAGAGAGAGAAAGACAAACACAGAACTTGGTAAAGCTCGAACAAGCTTCCACCATTTGCGTTTCCGAATCTTTATTGGTTATCTTCTCATTGCCTGctgtatctttttttatttgcggtttcaatcttatttttcgCTTTCTAGACGTTGgaatttttacttttgtttataGATCGAACAAGTTTATTCATGTGATGCCACTTCATAAATCGTCTTTGTTACTGTCTTTGGTTCAAGCTACTCAATCTACGGTTTTTCGTTTTAGATCTTTGCGTTGTGTACAAAATGCAGAAATTGAGAAACTTCGAAATTACGGAACGGCGCCTCTATTtctgatatttattattttcttttctggtgtatttgatgatgatttcgaatatttttgtttatatttaagttGGATTTGATGAAACTTTTTGCTAATTACGAATTTTGTCTGTATGTTTTGAAAGTGTTGCAAATGAAGAAACGACACTGTTTTGCTAATTCTTAGATTTGCACtatgattaatttgtttgtaacTAAGATTACTAGCGTATTTTATCTGTGGATAATTTGGCAAACGAAGAACTGACGCCATTTTGTAGCTTGTTGACTTTGCTGTTTGGCTTATGTGCTTGCTGATGATTTGGAATAAActtttttatgattatgatgGCTTGATGAAAGTACTAAGTTGTAATGAGGAGCATATTTTTCAGTTATTTCAGGAAATTTTCAAggattgttaaattttttgctTTGCAAAGTCTGAGGATTCATTGAAAATTGAAGGGGTTATAGGCCCCAAACAGCACAGCGAGTGAATTTATTGAACACAATGATGATGGATGATGATATGGAGAATGGTGGCTTGGGACCATTCCAAGATCAGCCAAGAACGTTTCCTAACATGCGGAGTAAACCTTATGTTCCTTTGGTAAGAACCAGGTGTTACATTTTTAATGTATTGGTCAATTATTGAAGAAGTATCTTTAATTGCATCTTGATTATTGCTTTTTTTGGGTCCATGGTGGTAGTGCATAGTACAGATATAGGTGTTTTATGGGATATATCAACCCTtgagaagaatgaaaaaaatatgcataaagATGTATATGTTAGTGTCACAgaataagattgaaaatttcaacTGAAAGTAGAGTGTAGACTGTTAGATGTGCAGCCCAATCAGTTGCTTTGAGTATTATAGAATTCTTTATCTGATTCTTTATTGTTTCTTTGTCAACAATATCTTAGTTTCttttcaagaaaatgaattttaaggTTTGAAGCTGAAGGTTTAGTTTAATTGATTACCTATCACCTGAGCTGAAGCTTGGCACACTGTATCAAGGAAAGATTTGTGCAAAATGTatgttgattttcttaaatCCTGGTGGTGAGATCCAAGGATTTCATGTTTGtatcacaaaacaaaaaaaggttCAATTaccttttaatttgtttttgtggTTGTGCAATACTTAATGTTAATGGAAATGGAAGTGTGTTGCATACTTATTgctggatttttttttgtttattgatcttttatttttctcctcatGCAGTTGTTATCAAATTGAGCTTTTTTGCAGGTTTTTCGAGTCCTTATGGGAATAAATGTCCGTGTTCTTTTTGTCCTCTGTCTATTGGGATTAGCGGTGATCTTTTACATCGGAGCAAGTACCTCTCGCATTATTGTGTTTGTCTTCTCAATTTGCATAATCACCTTCGTCTTTTCAGTGTATCTTAGTAAGTGGGTACTTGCAAAGGATGAGGGACCTCCTGAGATGGCTCAGGTACATCTGTCCCCTTTTTTTAGCCATTATGTATTTTGTGAATTTTTCAGTACTTTTTCAATTAATGTTCTGGACAATGAAGAAGTAACTTGTATAAGGGATTTTTTATAGTGATAATTTATCGTTCCTTTACATATTTCATCTATGGCATTTGAGTGTAATTCATACTAAATATAGAGCTATGTAGTGTTTATAATTGTGAAGAGTAATCATTTTCTGtgcataacttttttttcattgCTAGTACAGACTTGATATGATTGTATTAAAAAGTCACCAAAAAAAAGTACACACCTTCATCTATATATATCTTTAAACTATAGCATTCTAATAGAAAGTACATATTATCCTCTTTTTATATTCCTTTCTACATTTACAATTTCATATATGTATAAGCATCCCAACAAACAATATATCAGATATATACCATCTAGTGAAAGTAGAACTCACTTTCGAGATGAAATATGTAAAAGTTAGGTTgttgaaaaatacaaatgagtTTGACTAGAAGGGCACTTCTATCTAGTTGTTTAAAGCACGCTAACGGCGTTTGAGGGTGGAGGTTTGACCTATATATCTATTTCAGCAACATGTTCTCTTAGTCCCTTTTTGCTTTTTAGTGGTCCACTGGTTGAATTTAAAGCTGGAAAGCGGCTTTTGTCTTATCTAtcttttttgttcatacaaaCACCAGAAATACTGATAGTTATCAGGTGCTTGATGTTGCtagatttttttgtttctaattcttgtttttcttgttgTTATGATCTTGCAAACAATTGGCAATtgcacaaattaatcaaaatttttaagtagGATACGATTGTCTATGATTAGAGGTAGATGTTTCGGTGAATAAAACTACACCCCTATGAGTTGATAACATGCTGGTGCAAATTTTACAGAAATTAGCAAGAAGCCCCCTGCAACTAATAGCCATTATGGTTGAGTTAATTTATGGAGGATGTTGAATGATGTAACTAAATACATTTTTTCCCTagaaaagaaattcattatttttttggatAGTTGTGCCCTTGTCTTTTTGGATCAATGGAATAAGAAATTTCCAACAAGTGGAATGTCATAATCGAAATACTCTTGGCGCTCGTACATATACTAATTCATTTTtaccaataaatttttttttcattttctaaattcTGAGAACAAGAAATTATCctctgaaaataaaaacaagggCACCCAAAACAAGTCTACCTTTTTCAGCTTTTCAGTTTGACTTTTCTTCCATATTGTTGTGTGTTCCATCACAATCTTCGGAGTTTTACTTTCAAAAGCATTACTCATAAATAAGTTGAATAGAGGtagacatttttgtttaaatcacATTTTGAAACTCATATGATTTCTCTTATCCTAAACTTGTTGTATTACTTTCTAGATATCAGATGCAATACGAGATGGTGCTGAAGGTTTCTTCAGGACCCAGTATGGGACTATCTCTAAAATGGCATGTTTGCTTGCTCTGGTGATCTTTAGCATTTATTTGTTTCGGAGTACAACCCCTCAGCAAGAATCTTCTGGCATTGGAAGGTGAGACATTGTCAATATAGGTTTTgaatacacacacatatatatatgtatgtatgcgTGTAGTGCCATCCTGTTGAACGAAACATTGTTCTTGGCCTACTTGCTGATGTAGGGCAACGTCTGCATATATTACTGTTGCTGCATTCCTTCTGGGGGCATTGTGTTCAGGTGTTGCAGGGTATG from Mangifera indica cultivar Alphonso chromosome 6, CATAS_Mindica_2.1, whole genome shotgun sequence encodes the following:
- the LOC123218105 gene encoding pyrophosphate-energized membrane proton pump 2-like, with the translated sequence MMMDDDMENGGLGPFQDQPRTFPNMRSKPYVPLVFRVLMGINVRVLFVLCLLGLAVIFYIGASTSRIIVFVFSICIITFVFSVYLSKWVLAKDEGPPEMAQISDAIRDGAEGFFRTQYGTISKMACLLALVIFSIYLFRSTTPQQESSGIGRATSAYITVAAFLLGALCSGVAGYVGMWVSVRANVRVSSAARRSAREALQVAVRAGGFSAIVVVGMAVIGIAILYSTFYVWLGVDSPGSMKVTDLPLLLVGYGFGASFVALFAQLGGGIYTKAADVGADLVGKVEQGIPEDDPQNPAVIADLLQVYHNEFFNSCCNFSTFSPEFRC
- the LOC123218822 gene encoding vacuolar-processing enzyme alpha-isozyme-like isoform X1, encoding MKRSVTMNSSILAAIFLLSLLSFAVESQKLDHTDSESTTNGTQWAVLIAASKGYINYRHQASVCHAYQILKSRGLKDENIIVFMYDDIIHAEENTRPGIIINKPNGTDVYRGVPKDYTGENINVNNFLAVILGNRTALTGGSGKVVNSGPNDHIFIYYTDHGAPGILEMPSGVLYAKDLIDALQKKYEAKAYKKMVIYVEACNAGSMFEGLLPETWNIYVMTASNSSESSSATYCPDYPPAPTDLDTCLGDLFSVSWMEDSETHDLQKETLEQQYRVVRNRTLFSDESMKSHVMRYGNIEGIRNDSVSTYFGLNPRNFILSAQVSSSLASEIKVLDNRDVDINYLQHKFNKALEGSNEKIEAQKRLNKEISKRQREDFNIQQILTILFGYKNGQNIVQYVRPTGQPLVDNWDCFKMLMGLYEEHCGSLSTYGKKYARAMANMCNVGINKEKMIMALTQVCKTS
- the LOC123218822 gene encoding vacuolar-processing enzyme alpha-isozyme-like isoform X2 gives rise to the protein MKRSVTMNSSILAAIFLLSLLSFAVESQKLDHTDSESTTNGTQWAVLIAASKGYINYRHQASVCHAYQILKSRGLKDENIIVFMYDDIIHAEENTRPGIIINKPNGTDVYRGVPKDYTGENINVNNFLAVILGNRTALTGGSGKVVNSGPNDHIFIYYTDHGAPGILEMPSGVLYAKDLIDALQKKYEAKAYKKMVIYVEACNAGSMFEGLLPETWNIYVMTASNSSESSSATYCPDYPPAPTDLDTCLGDLFSVSWMEDSETHDLQKETLEQQYRVVRNRTLFSDESMKSHVMRYGNIEGIRNDSVSTYFGLNPRNFILSAQVSSSLASEIKVLDNRDVDINYLQHKFNKALEGSNEKIEAQKRLNKEISKRQREDFNIQQILTILFGYKNGQNIVQYVRPTGQPLVDNWDCFKMLMGLYEEHCGSLSTYGKKYARAMANMCNVGINKEKMIMALTQVCKTS